A single genomic interval of Homo sapiens chromosome 7, GRCh38.p14 Primary Assembly harbors:
- the TAS2R16 gene encoding taste receptor type 2 member 16, which produces MIPIQLTVFFMIIYVLESLTIIVQSSLIVAVLGREWLQVRRLMPVDMILISLGISRFCLQWASMLNNFCSYFNLNYVLCNLTITWEFFNILTFWLNSLLTVFYCIKVSSFTHHIFLWLRWRILRLFPWILLGSLMITCVTIIPSAIGNYIQIQLLTMEHLPRNSTVTDKLENFHQYQFQAHTVALVIPFILFLASTIFLMASLTKQIQHHSTGHCNPSMKARFTALRSLAVLFIVFTSYFLTILITIIGTLFDKRCWLWVWEAFVYAFILMHSTSLMLSSPTLKRILKGKC; this is translated from the coding sequence ATGATACCCATCCAACTCACTGTCTTCTTCATGATCATCTATGTGCTTGAGTCCTTGACAATTATTGTGCAGAGCAGCCTAATTGTTGCAGTGCTGGGCAGAGAATGGCTGCAAGTCAGAAGGCTGATGCCTGTGGACATGATTCTCATCAGCCTGGGCATCTCTCGCTTCTGTCTACAGTGGGCATCAATGCTGAACAATTTTTGCTcctattttaatttgaattatgtACTTTGCAACTTAACAATCACCTGGGAATTTTTTAATATCCTTACATTCTGGTTAAACAGCTTGCTTACCGTGTTCTACTGCATCAAGGTCTCTTCTTTCACCCATCACATCTTTCTCTGGCTGAGGTGGAGAATTTTGAGGTTGTTTCCCTGGATATTACTGGGTTCTCTGATGATTACTTGTGTAACAATCATCCCTTCAGCTATTGGGAATTACATTCAAATTCAGTTACTCACCATGGAGCATCTACCAAGAAACAGCACTGTAACTGACAAACTTGAAAATTTTCATCAGTATCAGTTCCAGGCTCATACAGTTGCATTGGTTATTCCTTTCATCCTGTTCCTGGCCTCCACCATCTTTCTCATGGCATCACTGACCAAGCAGATACAACATCATAGCACTGGTCACTGCAATCCAAGCATGAAAGCGCGCTTCACTGCCCTGAGGTCCCTTGCCGTCTTATTTATTGTGTTTACCTCTTACTTTCTAACCATACTCATCACCATTATAGGTACTCTATTTGATAAGAGATGTTGGTTATGGGTCTGGGAAGCTTTTGTCTATGCTTTCATCTTAATGCATTCCACTTCACTGATGCTGAGCAGCCCTACGTTGAAAAGGATTCTAAAGGGAAAGTGCTAG